The stretch of DNA TGGAAACGCAAGGCGTACCGCAAACCCGAGCAGCAGCGCTGGTACGAAGGCGAAACGATCAGCCTCGGGATCGGCCAGGGCTACAACTCGTTCACGATCCTGCAGCTCGCGCACGCGACCGCGACGCTCGCGAACGACGGCGTGCTGATGAAGCCGCACCTCGTGAAGGAAATCGAGAATCCGATCACGCACGACGAGCATCTGACGGTGCCGCGCGAAAGCGGCCGCGTCGACGTGAAGCAGGCGGACATCGACGTCGTGAAGCGCGGGATGGAAAACGTGACGATGAATCAGTCCGGCACCGCGTTCAAAGTGTTCCAGAACGCGCCGTACACGTCGGCGGGCAAGACCGGCACCGCGCAGGTGTTTTCGCTGCAGGGCGCGAAGTATCAGGCGCACGCGCTCGCGGAGCATCTGCGCGACCACGCGCTTTTCATCGCGTTCGCGCCGGTCGAGCATCCGCAGATCGCGCTCGCGCTGATCGTCGAGAACGGCGGCTGGGGTGCGCAGGCGGCCGGCCCGATCGCGCGGCGCGTGCTCGACTACTATCTGATCGACCGGCTGAAGCCGGGCGCCGAACAGGCGGCGGTGGCCGCCGCGGCGTCCGCGACCCAGGACGCGTCCGCGCCGGTGATCGGCGTGCCGCAACAGCAGGGGAACACGGGCGATACGGGCGGCACGCAGCCGGTCCGCGTCGCGGCGGGCTTCACGCCACTGCCGGTTCCGGCCGCGCCGGCCGACGCGGCGTCGGCGGCGTCCGCGCCGGCCGGCGCGTCGAGTCCGGCAGCGGCATCGGCTGCCGCCGCCGGCCCCATTAACAGCGCATCCGTCGCAGACGCCGCGTCGGCGCTGCCGTCGACGTCGGCCGCGCACGTGCACGGTGCGCCGCTCAGCGGCAAGCCGGACGTGCGCCGCGCGCTCACGCCGCGGCCGAAGCCGGCCGTGCCTGTCGCGCCGGACGCGGGCGACAACCTCGATGCAGTCGACGGCGGCACGCGACCGGCCGGCGACGGCGCGCAGTCCGCCGACACCGCCGCATCCGCGCCGCGCCGCAACGGCCCGCGCCGTCCGCGCGCGCCGGCAGGCGATCCGGGCACGGCCGCGATCGCGCCGCCGCCGAAGCCGGCCGCGCCGGCTGCCGGCGGCATCGACGAGTAAGGAGAACCCATGCCTTTCCTCCAGTTCGACAAACTCGACCGACGCGCGGTGCTCGACCGCATCGGCAAGATGTTCCTCGGCTTCGACCGGCCGCTCGCGCTGATCGTGTTCCTGCTGCTGTGCGTCGGCATCGTCACGCTGTACAGCGCGAGCCTCGACATGCCGGGCCGCGTCGAGGACCAGTTGCGCAACATCATGCTGACGTTCGTGCTGATGTGGGCGCTCGCGAACGTGCCGCCGACCACGCTGATGCGCTTCGCGTTGCCGATCTACACGTTCGGCATCGCGCTGCTGGTCGCGGTCGCGATGTTCGGCCTGACGCGCAAGGGCGCGAAGCGCTGGATCAACGTCGGCGTCGTGATCCAGCCGTCCGAGATCATGAAGATCGCGACCCCGCTGATGCTCGCGTGGTATTACCAGCGGCGCGAAGGCGTGATGCGCTGGTACGACTACGTGGTCGGCTTCGTGATCCTCGCGGTGCCGGTCGGACTGATCGCGAAGCAGCCGGACCTCGGCACCGCGGTGCTGGTGTTCGCGGCCGGGATCTTCGTGATCTACTTCGCGGGGCTGTCGTTCAAGCTGATCGTGCCGGTGCTGGCTGCGGCGGTGATCGCGATCGCGTCGGTCGCCGCGTTCCAGGACCGCATCTGCCAGCCTCAGGTGAACTGGCCGCTGATGCACGACTACCAGAAGCACCGGATCTGCACGCTGCTCGACCCGACGTCCGATCCGCTCGGCAAGGGTTTCCACACGATCCAGGCGGTGATCGCGATCGGCTCGGGCGGGCCGCTCGGCAAGGGCTGGCTGAAGGGCACGCAGTCGCACCTCGAATTCATCCCCGAGAAGCACACCGACTTCATCTTCGCGGTGTTCTCCGAGGAGTTCGGGCTCGTCGGCGGCATCGTGCTGCTGACGCTCTACATGGCGCTGATCGCGCGCGGGCTCTACATCGCGGCGAACGGCGCGACGCTGTTCGGCCGGCTGCTCGCCGGGTCGCTGACGATGGCGTTCTTCACCTATGCGTTCGTGAACATCGGGATGGTGAGCGGCATCCTGCCGGTCGTCGGCGTGCCGCTGCCGTTCATGAGCTACGGCGGCACCGCGCTGACGACGCTCGGCATCGCGATCGGGCTGATCATGAGCGTCGGGCGGCAGAAGCGGTTGATGCAGAGTTAGGGGCGGCCGCCGCACGGGATGGATTCGCGGGAGACGCGGCGGTTGGGCCGCCGCGCTCCCCGCGCATGGCCCGATGATCTCCGACGGAATTGCATCGCGGCGCCATTGCGCCGGGTTCGATCCGGCTGGCCCGCGCGGCCTCGTTCCCGCGTGACTACTGCGCGCGCGGCGCGTTCTTCATCAACTGCGCGGTCAACTGTTCGTATTTGAGCCGCGCAGCCGGGTCGCCCTGCGCAGCCGCCGCCGCGTAGTACGCTCGCGCGACGTTCAGGTTCTTCTGCACGCCGTCGCCGCCGCGCTCGTAGAACGAGCCGGCTACGTACTGCGCAGTCATGTCGCCGCCTTCGGCCGCTTTCTTGTACCAGTAGAACGCC from Paraburkholderia caballeronis encodes:
- the rodA gene encoding rod shape-determining protein RodA; this encodes MPFLQFDKLDRRAVLDRIGKMFLGFDRPLALIVFLLLCVGIVTLYSASLDMPGRVEDQLRNIMLTFVLMWALANVPPTTLMRFALPIYTFGIALLVAVAMFGLTRKGAKRWINVGVVIQPSEIMKIATPLMLAWYYQRREGVMRWYDYVVGFVILAVPVGLIAKQPDLGTAVLVFAAGIFVIYFAGLSFKLIVPVLAAAVIAIASVAAFQDRICQPQVNWPLMHDYQKHRICTLLDPTSDPLGKGFHTIQAVIAIGSGGPLGKGWLKGTQSHLEFIPEKHTDFIFAVFSEEFGLVGGIVLLTLYMALIARGLYIAANGATLFGRLLAGSLTMAFFTYAFVNIGMVSGILPVVGVPLPFMSYGGTALTTLGIAIGLIMSVGRQKRLMQS